A region of Paenibacillus thiaminolyticus DNA encodes the following proteins:
- a CDS encoding FecCD family ABC transporter permease translates to MMKEPADLRRRSFFFTVILLALTAGLVLSVTLAVMLGPVPIAPATVWKIAFSHLPGFNGWIEETWDKGQGHIVWDIRFPRVLLGVVVGAGLSVAGAAIQALMRNSLADPYILGVSSGASAAATLVILFGAFRFFGQYALSLSAFLGSLAVMAIVMVLARVGGRIATSRLLLSGIAVSMMMSAITNLIVTMAPREEGIRSAMYWMMGSLTGAKWEYLTLPALIVIAGTVFLLVQYRALNALLMGEEAALTLGVNLHAFRKWLVVVVALLTGTIVSVSGAIGFVGLMIPHIVRLIVGSDHRRVLPVSLLLGAIFIVWADVLARLVLAPEELPIGVVTALCGGPFFIWLLRRNSYSFGGGK, encoded by the coding sequence ATGATGAAAGAACCGGCAGATCTTCGCCGCCGCTCCTTCTTTTTTACGGTCATTCTATTGGCGCTGACGGCGGGGCTCGTCCTATCGGTTACGCTCGCGGTGATGCTGGGGCCCGTGCCGATTGCGCCGGCAACGGTCTGGAAGATTGCCTTCTCTCATCTGCCTGGCTTCAATGGATGGATCGAGGAGACATGGGATAAGGGGCAGGGGCATATCGTGTGGGATATTCGATTTCCGCGGGTGCTGCTTGGTGTCGTCGTCGGTGCGGGGCTGTCCGTTGCCGGTGCCGCCATTCAAGCGCTTATGCGCAATTCCTTGGCTGACCCGTACATACTCGGCGTGTCGTCGGGAGCGTCTGCGGCGGCCACGCTTGTCATACTATTCGGCGCGTTCCGCTTCTTCGGCCAATATGCGCTTTCCTTATCCGCCTTTCTCGGTTCGCTTGCCGTGATGGCCATCGTCATGGTTCTGGCACGCGTGGGGGGCAGGATAGCGACGAGCCGGCTGTTATTATCCGGCATCGCGGTGTCCATGATGATGTCGGCCATCACCAATCTGATTGTGACGATGGCGCCGCGCGAAGAAGGCATTCGTTCAGCGATGTATTGGATGATGGGAAGCCTGACGGGGGCCAAGTGGGAGTATTTGACACTCCCGGCCTTGATTGTGATTGCCGGAACGGTCTTTTTGCTTGTTCAGTACCGGGCTCTGAACGCCTTGCTGATGGGGGAGGAGGCGGCGCTTACCCTTGGCGTCAATCTCCATGCCTTCCGCAAATGGCTGGTCGTTGTAGTCGCCTTATTGACGGGAACGATTGTGTCTGTGAGCGGCGCGATCGGCTTTGTCGGCTTGATGATCCCCCATATTGTGCGGCTCATCGTCGGTTCGGATCACCGCCGCGTTCTCCCGGTCAGCCTATTGCTGGGGGCTATCTTCATCGTCTGGGCCGATGTATTGGCGCGGCTTGTGCTGGCGCCCGAGGAATTGCCGATCGGCGTTGTCACCGCCTTATGCGGCGGGCCTTTCTTTATATGGCTGTTGCGGCGGAACTCATATTCTTTTGGAGGCGGAAAATGA